A single window of Gossypium hirsutum isolate 1008001.06 chromosome A10, Gossypium_hirsutum_v2.1, whole genome shotgun sequence DNA harbors:
- the LOC121208067 gene encoding two-component response regulator ARR17, producing MHSSGGGSGSCSKGMAMELGDEPHVLVVDDSLIDRKLVERLLKNSSCKVTTAENALRAVNYLRLGNDTLEGTVSEVNMIITDYCMPGMTGYELLKKIKESSVLKEVPVVIMSSENIPTRISQCLEEGAKMFMLKPLKRSDVKQLKWHLMKCRN from the exons ATGCATAGTTCTGGTGGTGGAAGTGGCAGCTGTTCCAAAGGCATGGCGATGGAGTTAGGAGATGAGCCTCATGTTTTAGTTGTGGATGATAGCCTCATTGATAGGAAACTGGTTGAGAGACTGCTCAAGAACTCCTCTTGCAAAG TGACTACAGCAGAGAATGCACTGAGGGCTGTGAATTATTTGAGACTGGGAAATGATACATTGGAAGGCACT GTTTCTGAGGTCAATATGATAATAACAGATTACTGCATGCCTGGAATGACCGGCTATGAACTGCTCAAGAAAATCAAG GAATCATCCGTTCTCAAGGAAGTCCCTGTTGTAATCATGTCATCCGAAAACATACCCACTCGTATCAGTCA GTGCTTGGAGGAAGGTGCAAAGATGTTCATGCTAAAGCCACTGAAGCGGTCTGATGTGAAGCAACTCAAATGGCACTTGATGAAATGCAGGAACTGA
- the LOC121208068 gene encoding probable methyltransferase TCM_000331 — MLKLRPIIEESITLKFSNTVPTYMKVADLGRSSGPNTFMTISHIIDIVHGIRQQEHLKLPKFKVLLNDLPENDFNAVFKSVPGFFERLKKEKQDIMQKRCFIRGVAVIKEADVDSFNLHLAKKKWLSLLRGKYLLKLTSSKFSTEQLHNKDLGFNFYIKMGKNIANTMRAILEPILYRHFGDAIIEEGLQQMQQIL, encoded by the exons ATGCTGAAGTTAAGGCCAATAATTGAAGAATCCATCACACTTAAGTTCAGCAATACTGTTCCAACTTATATGAAAGTGGCAGACTTGGGTCGCTCTTCAGGTCCTAACACCTTCATGACCATATCACACATTATTGACATCGTCCATGGGATACGTCAACAAGAACATTTGAAGTTACCCAAGTTTAAAGTGCTTCTAAATGATCTCCCAGAAAATGACTTTAACGCTGTCTTTAAGTCAGTTCCTGGTTTCTTTGAAAGGCTGAAGAAAGAGAAACAAGATATAATGCAGAAAAGGTGTTTTATACGAGGAGTTGCAG TTATAAAAGAAGCGGATGTGGATTCATTCAATCTTCACCTTGCAAAGAAGAAGTGGCTGAGCTTGTTAAGAGGGAAGTATCTTTTGAAATTAACGAGCTCCAAGTTTTCCACAGAGCAGCTCCATAACAAAGACTTGGGTTTcaacttttatataaaaatgggGAAAAACATTGCAAATACCATGAGAGCTATTTTGGAACCTATTCTCTACCGTCATTTTGGAGATGCTATAATTGAGGAAGGTTTGCAACAAATGCAGCAGATCCTCTAA